In Burkholderia sp. GAS332, one DNA window encodes the following:
- a CDS encoding fumarylacetoacetate (FAA) hydrolase, producing the protein MKLATLKDGTRDGQLIVVSRDLHTAAVADAIAPTMQRVLDDWAFYAPQLQDLYDALNQGRARNTFPFDAKECMAPLPRAFQWADGSSYVNHVELVRRARGAEMPPEFWTDPLMYQGGSDDFIGPKDDVLCASEEFGIDFEAEVAVITTDVPMGATPDQALRSVRLVTLVNDVSLRNLIPAELAKGFGFFQSKPATSFAPVAVTPDELGESWREGRVHRPMIVHWNNKKVGQPDAGTDMVFHFGQLISHAAKTRNLRAGAIVGSGTVSNKDAKRGYCCIAEKRCLETIEHGAPQTEFMKFGDTVKIEMFDEAGKSIFGSIDQGIAPLD; encoded by the coding sequence ATGAAACTTGCCACGCTGAAGGACGGCACGCGCGACGGTCAATTGATCGTCGTGTCCCGCGACCTGCATACTGCGGCCGTCGCCGACGCGATCGCGCCCACCATGCAGCGCGTGCTCGACGACTGGGCCTTCTACGCGCCGCAACTGCAGGATCTGTACGATGCGCTCAACCAGGGCCGCGCGCGCAACACCTTCCCGTTCGACGCGAAGGAATGCATGGCGCCGCTGCCGCGCGCGTTCCAGTGGGCCGACGGTTCGTCGTACGTGAACCATGTCGAACTGGTGCGGCGCGCGCGTGGCGCGGAAATGCCGCCGGAATTCTGGACGGACCCGCTCATGTACCAGGGCGGCAGCGACGACTTCATCGGCCCGAAAGACGATGTGCTGTGCGCATCGGAAGAATTCGGCATCGACTTCGAAGCGGAAGTCGCCGTGATCACCACCGACGTGCCGATGGGCGCCACGCCCGATCAGGCGCTCAGGAGCGTGCGTCTGGTGACGCTCGTCAACGACGTCTCGCTGCGCAATCTGATCCCCGCGGAACTCGCGAAGGGTTTCGGCTTTTTCCAGAGCAAGCCGGCCACGTCGTTCGCGCCGGTCGCGGTGACGCCCGACGAACTCGGCGAGAGCTGGCGCGAGGGGCGCGTGCACCGGCCGATGATCGTCCACTGGAACAACAAGAAGGTCGGCCAGCCCGACGCCGGCACCGACATGGTGTTCCACTTCGGCCAACTGATCTCGCACGCGGCGAAGACGCGCAACCTGCGCGCCGGCGCGATTGTCGGTTCGGGCACGGTGTCGAACAAGGACGCGAAGCGCGGCTACTGCTGTATCGCTGAAAAGCGCTGCCTCGAGACCATCGAGCATGGTGCGCCGCAAACCGAGTTCATGAAGTTCGGCGATACCGTGAAGATCGAGATGTTCGACGAAGCAGGCAAGTCGATTTTCGGTTCGATCGATCAGGGTATCGCGCCGCTGGATTGA
- a CDS encoding cell division protein FtsN: MAKPRRTTKQSQSKQTGGTFLGIVLGLIVGLAIAVVVALYITRAPTPFVSKVAPPATPDTGASQAQQYDPNRPLQGKTPGQPVPQAAQPAPPNTAPGQTNAQTQSGMLEEPQIVEVPPSSGNTNGTAVAPKPAQDNGTGTATTPAKKPQSSSTPAATAAGSAPKSTATTTANAKPGSGAAPTAADANTGYFLQVGAYKTSADAEQQRARLAFQGFESKVTQRDAGGVTYYRVRIGPFSKFEDMNSSRQRLSDAGVDTAVIRFTKQ; this comes from the coding sequence ATGGCAAAACCACGCCGCACAACAAAGCAATCGCAATCGAAACAAACCGGGGGGACTTTTCTCGGCATCGTGCTGGGCCTGATCGTCGGTCTCGCGATCGCGGTAGTGGTGGCGCTGTATATCACCCGTGCACCTACGCCGTTCGTTTCGAAGGTCGCGCCGCCCGCTACGCCTGACACCGGCGCGAGCCAGGCACAACAATACGACCCGAACCGTCCGCTGCAAGGCAAGACGCCGGGCCAGCCGGTGCCGCAAGCCGCGCAACCGGCGCCGCCGAACACCGCGCCGGGTCAGACCAACGCGCAGACGCAGTCGGGCATGCTGGAAGAACCGCAGATCGTCGAAGTGCCACCGTCGAGCGGCAATACGAACGGCACGGCAGTCGCACCGAAGCCCGCGCAGGATAACGGCACCGGCACGGCCACCACACCGGCGAAAAAGCCGCAAAGCTCCAGCACACCGGCCGCCACCGCGGCAGGCTCGGCGCCGAAGAGCACGGCCACCACGACCGCCAACGCCAAGCCGGGTTCGGGCGCGGCGCCAACAGCGGCTGACGCGAACACGGGCTACTTCCTGCAAGTGGGCGCCTATAAGACCTCGGCCGACGCCGAGCAGCAGCGTGCGCGTCTCGCCTTCCAGGGCTTCGAATCGAAGGTCACGCAGCGCGATGCAGGCGGCGTGACGTACTACCGCGTGCGTATCGGGCCGTTCTCGAAGTTCGAGGACATGAATTCGAGCCGTCAGCGTCTGTCCGACGCGGGCGTGGATACCGCCGTGATCCGCTTTACGAAGCAATAA
- a CDS encoding methionine synthase (B12-dependent): protein MNQPAQSATPVRSDTAYTRGTALPALLKSRILILDGAMGTMIQRYKLDEARYRGERFKDYGRDIKGNNELLSITQPQIIGEIHEQYLAAGADIIETNTFGATTVAQADYGMEDLAIEMNLESAKLARAACDKYSTPDKPRFVAGAIGPTPKTASISPDVNDPGARNVTFDELRAAYYEQAKALLDGGCDLFLVETIFDTLNAKAALFALDELFEDTGERLPIMISGTVTDASGRILSGQTVEAFWNSLRHAKPLTFGLNCALGAALMRPYIAELAKLCDTYVSCYPNAGLPNPMSDTGFDELPADTSGLLKEFAQAGLVNIAGGCCGTTPEHIAAIAKALAEVKPRQWPTQYRDAA, encoded by the coding sequence ATGAACCAGCCTGCTCAATCCGCCACGCCAGTCCGCTCCGACACCGCCTATACGCGCGGCACGGCGCTGCCCGCGCTGCTCAAGTCGCGCATCCTGATTCTGGACGGCGCAATGGGCACGATGATCCAGCGCTACAAGCTCGACGAAGCCCGCTATCGTGGCGAGCGCTTCAAGGACTACGGGCGCGACATCAAGGGCAACAACGAGTTGCTGTCGATCACGCAGCCGCAGATCATCGGCGAGATCCACGAGCAGTATCTCGCGGCGGGCGCGGATATCATCGAGACCAACACGTTCGGCGCCACCACCGTTGCGCAAGCCGACTACGGAATGGAAGACCTCGCCATCGAGATGAATCTCGAATCGGCGAAGCTGGCGCGCGCCGCCTGCGACAAGTACTCGACGCCCGACAAGCCGCGCTTCGTCGCCGGCGCGATCGGACCGACGCCGAAGACGGCGAGCATTTCCCCTGACGTGAACGATCCGGGCGCGCGCAACGTGACGTTCGACGAACTGCGCGCGGCGTACTACGAGCAGGCCAAGGCCCTGCTCGACGGCGGCTGCGATCTGTTCCTCGTTGAAACGATCTTCGACACGCTCAATGCGAAGGCCGCGCTGTTCGCGCTGGACGAGCTGTTCGAAGACACCGGCGAGCGCCTGCCGATCATGATCTCGGGCACCGTCACTGATGCATCGGGCCGGATTCTGTCGGGACAAACCGTCGAGGCCTTCTGGAACTCGCTGCGTCATGCGAAACCGCTCACGTTCGGTTTGAACTGCGCGTTGGGCGCGGCGCTGATGCGCCCGTACATCGCCGAACTGGCGAAGCTGTGCGACACCTATGTGTCGTGCTATCCGAACGCCGGTTTGCCGAATCCGATGAGCGATACGGGCTTCGACGAATTGCCGGCGGATACGTCGGGATTGCTGAAGGAGTTCGCGCAGGCAGGCCTCGTGAATATCGCCGGCGGCTGCTGCGGCACGACGCCGGAGCATATCGCGGCGATTGCCAAGGCGCTGGCAGAAGTGAAGCCGCGCCAATGGCCGACCCAATATCGCGACGCAGCCTGA
- a CDS encoding amino acid/amide ABC transporter substrate-binding protein, HAAT family, which translates to MLPFRLSEFAIRRTFCAPWRIAAGLCAALPFAALAQVKIGLVLSLTGPAASLGIPARDTATLLPKQIGGQNVEYIVLDDASDTTQAVQDTKKLISENHVDAIIGSSITPNSLAMIDVVADGETPMISLASSAKIIEPVDAKRHWVFKTPQTDAMMASAIAEHASAHGVKTIAFIGQADALGETFYTEVAKFAQLHHINMVASERFNRTDPSVTGQVLKILATHPDAVVVGAAGTPAALPPKTLRERGYKGLIYHNHGVGNNDFLRVCGADCNGTFLPASPVLVAAQLPGDHPAKRLALDYIARFEALRGPGSVSAFGSYTWDAGMLLSNAVPIALKTAAPGTPEFRRALRDALEATHGLADTNGVVNMSATDHLGLDQRARVMVEIENAKWVYQPR; encoded by the coding sequence ATGCTGCCATTCCGACTCTCTGAGTTCGCAATCCGGCGAACCTTCTGCGCGCCATGGCGCATCGCCGCCGGGCTATGTGCAGCATTGCCTTTCGCCGCCCTCGCGCAGGTGAAGATCGGCCTCGTGCTGTCGCTGACCGGGCCGGCCGCGTCGCTCGGCATTCCCGCGCGCGACACCGCTACGCTGCTGCCCAAACAGATCGGCGGCCAGAACGTCGAGTACATCGTGCTCGACGACGCGTCCGACACCACGCAGGCCGTGCAGGACACGAAGAAGCTGATCTCCGAGAATCACGTCGACGCGATCATCGGCTCGTCGATCACGCCGAATTCGCTCGCGATGATCGACGTGGTTGCCGATGGCGAAACGCCGATGATCTCGCTGGCCTCGTCGGCGAAAATCATCGAACCCGTGGATGCGAAACGCCACTGGGTCTTCAAGACCCCGCAAACCGACGCGATGATGGCATCGGCAATCGCCGAGCACGCTAGCGCGCACGGTGTCAAAACGATCGCGTTTATCGGCCAGGCCGACGCGCTTGGCGAGACCTTCTACACCGAAGTCGCAAAGTTCGCGCAACTGCATCACATCAATATGGTGGCGAGCGAGCGCTTCAATCGCACCGATCCGAGCGTGACTGGCCAGGTCCTGAAGATTCTCGCGACCCATCCGGATGCGGTGGTGGTCGGCGCGGCCGGCACGCCCGCCGCGCTGCCGCCGAAAACGCTCAGGGAACGCGGCTACAAAGGGCTGATCTATCACAATCATGGGGTCGGCAATAACGACTTCCTGCGCGTCTGCGGCGCCGATTGCAACGGCACGTTCCTACCCGCGAGCCCGGTGCTGGTCGCCGCGCAATTGCCGGGGGATCATCCGGCCAAACGTCTCGCGCTCGACTACATTGCGCGCTTCGAGGCATTGCGCGGACCGGGCAGCGTATCGGCGTTCGGGTCGTACACGTGGGACGCCGGCATGCTGCTCAGCAACGCGGTGCCGATCGCGCTTAAGACGGCCGCGCCCGGCACGCCGGAATTTCGCCGTGCGTTGCGCGATGCGCTCGAAGCGACGCATGGTCTCGCGGACACCAACGGCGTGGTCAACATGAGCGCCACAGATCACCTCGGACTCGATCAACGGGCCCGTGTGATGGTCGAAATCGAGAACGCGAAGTGGGTTTATCAACCGCGTTGA
- a CDS encoding arginyl-tRNA synthetase → MLPAHKHTLETLLADTVKQVAEATQGASEAAFIAPTITLERPKVAAHGDVACNVAMQLAKPLRANPRQLAQQIVDALLAQPRAKGLVEAAEVAGPGFINLRLAAAAKQAVIAAVFAEKDAFGRSQRDAGQHVLIEFVSANPTGPLHVGHGRQAALGDALSNVLASQGYDVHREFYYNDAGVQIHTLAVSTQARARGLAPGDEGWPASAYNGEYIADIAKDYLSGATVAASDGEPVTGAGDLEDLDAIRRFAVTYLRREQDMDLQAFGVKFDQYYLESSLYKEGRVEKTVEALIAAGKTYEQEGALWLRTTDDGDDKDRVMRKSDGTYTYFVPDVAYHVAKWERGFTKVINIQGSDHHGTIARVRAGLQGLGIGIPKGYPDYILHKMVTVMRNGEEVKISKRAGSYVTVRDLIEWSGGATPGSEAAVDLIDEETIRRGRDAVRFFLISRKADTEFVFDIDLALKQNDENPVHYVQYAHARICSVIAECKARYNTDESTLAAVDVSPLTSERAMALLNKLAEFPDMLQHAADELAPHAVAFYLRDLAGEFHSFYNDRAERVLVDDAAERNARVALLAATRQVLANGLATIGVSAPVKM, encoded by the coding sequence ATGCTGCCCGCACATAAACATACCCTCGAAACACTGCTCGCCGACACGGTGAAGCAGGTTGCTGAAGCAACCCAAGGCGCGAGCGAAGCCGCCTTCATCGCGCCCACGATCACGCTGGAGCGTCCCAAAGTGGCCGCGCACGGCGACGTCGCCTGCAACGTGGCGATGCAACTCGCCAAGCCGCTGCGCGCCAACCCGCGCCAGCTGGCGCAACAGATCGTCGACGCGCTGCTCGCGCAGCCGCGAGCCAAGGGGCTCGTGGAAGCCGCCGAAGTGGCCGGCCCCGGCTTCATCAACCTGCGCCTCGCCGCCGCGGCCAAGCAGGCGGTGATTGCCGCCGTGTTCGCTGAAAAGGACGCCTTCGGCCGTTCACAGCGCGACGCCGGCCAGCACGTGCTGATCGAATTCGTCTCGGCCAACCCGACCGGCCCGCTGCACGTCGGCCACGGCCGCCAGGCCGCGCTCGGCGACGCGCTCTCGAACGTGCTGGCTAGCCAAGGCTATGACGTGCATCGCGAGTTCTATTACAACGACGCCGGCGTGCAGATCCACACGCTGGCGGTGTCGACCCAGGCGCGCGCCCGCGGCCTCGCCCCCGGCGACGAAGGCTGGCCGGCCTCGGCGTACAACGGCGAGTACATCGCCGACATCGCGAAAGACTATCTGAGCGGCGCTACAGTGGCCGCGAGCGACGGCGAGCCGGTTACCGGTGCGGGCGACCTCGAAGACCTCGACGCGATCCGCCGCTTCGCGGTCACGTATCTGCGCCGCGAGCAGGACATGGACCTTCAGGCGTTCGGCGTGAAGTTCGACCAGTACTACCTGGAGTCGTCGCTGTACAAGGAAGGCCGGGTCGAGAAGACCGTCGAGGCGCTGATCGCCGCCGGCAAGACCTACGAACAGGAAGGCGCGCTGTGGCTGCGCACCACCGACGACGGCGACGACAAAGACCGCGTGATGCGCAAGAGCGACGGCACCTACACGTACTTTGTGCCGGACGTCGCCTACCACGTCGCCAAGTGGGAACGCGGCTTCACCAAGGTCATCAACATTCAGGGCTCGGACCACCACGGCACGATCGCGCGCGTGCGCGCCGGCCTGCAAGGGCTTGGCATCGGCATTCCGAAGGGCTATCCCGACTACATCCTGCACAAGATGGTCACGGTGATGCGCAACGGCGAAGAGGTGAAGATCTCCAAGCGCGCCGGCAGCTATGTGACAGTGCGCGACCTGATCGAATGGTCGGGCGGCGCGACGCCGGGCTCGGAAGCCGCCGTCGACCTGATCGACGAAGAGACAATTCGCCGCGGCCGCGACGCCGTGCGCTTCTTCCTGATTTCGCGCAAGGCGGATACGGAATTCGTGTTCGACATCGACCTCGCATTGAAACAAAACGACGAAAATCCGGTGCACTACGTGCAGTATGCGCATGCGCGGATCTGCTCGGTCATCGCGGAATGCAAGGCGCGCTACAACACGGACGAAAGCACGCTGGCCGCGGTGGACGTGTCGCCGCTCACCAGCGAACGCGCCATGGCCTTGCTGAACAAGCTCGCCGAGTTCCCGGACATGCTGCAACACGCGGCCGACGAACTCGCGCCGCACGCGGTCGCGTTCTATCTGCGCGACCTCGCCGGGGAATTCCACTCGTTCTACAATGACAGAGCCGAACGCGTGCTGGTCGACGACGCTGCCGAGCGCAATGCGCGCGTCGCGCTGCTAGCGGCCACGCGCCAGGTGCTGGCCAACGGCCTCGCGACGATCGGCGTCTCTGCTCCCGTCAAGATGTAA
- a CDS encoding transcriptional regulator, IclR family, whose product MPPIARSGAIHTDTDSAEPPEPHDAPESDDESVETGEEKLRSGIQSIEVGFRLLDVLTHEPRAMMLRDLAQRAGMSPAKAHRYLVSFLRLGVVAQDPLSGRYELGGFALQLGLARLARVDGVKLARIALAELRDRLDLTVGIAVWGNQGPTMVHWMESSHPAKASLKLGDVMPLLSSATGLLFAAYLPSSKTAAMLERELADSRRSSHMGGPRTREEVERVLTEVRQHEAARVEGMLLPTIHAFCMPVFDSTGDLALGLVALGHEGAFDIHWGGEIDTALRECAQKLSYELGYSAAPR is encoded by the coding sequence ATGCCTCCAATTGCCCGCTCCGGCGCGATCCATACCGACACCGACTCCGCTGAACCGCCCGAGCCGCACGACGCGCCCGAATCCGACGACGAAAGCGTCGAGACCGGCGAGGAAAAGCTGCGCTCCGGCATCCAGTCGATCGAAGTCGGTTTCAGATTGCTCGACGTGCTGACCCACGAACCGCGCGCGATGATGCTGCGCGATCTGGCACAGCGCGCAGGGATGAGTCCCGCGAAAGCGCACCGCTATCTGGTGAGTTTCCTGCGCCTCGGCGTGGTGGCGCAGGATCCGCTGTCGGGCCGTTACGAACTGGGTGGCTTCGCGTTGCAATTGGGGCTCGCGCGGCTTGCCCGCGTCGACGGCGTGAAGCTCGCGCGCATTGCGCTTGCCGAACTGCGCGACCGGCTCGATCTGACGGTCGGCATCGCGGTGTGGGGCAATCAGGGGCCGACAATGGTCCACTGGATGGAATCGAGTCATCCGGCCAAGGCGTCGCTCAAGCTCGGCGACGTGATGCCACTGCTCAGTTCCGCCACCGGTCTGCTGTTTGCCGCCTATCTGCCGTCGAGCAAGACCGCCGCGATGCTCGAACGTGAACTGGCTGATTCGCGCCGCTCGTCGCACATGGGCGGCCCGCGCACCCGGGAAGAGGTCGAACGGGTGCTCACGGAAGTGCGGCAGCACGAAGCGGCGCGCGTGGAAGGCATGCTGCTGCCGACCATCCACGCGTTCTGCATGCCGGTATTCGACTCGACCGGCGATCTTGCGCTGGGACTGGTTGCGCTCGGTCATGAAGGCGCGTTCGATATCCACTGGGGTGGCGAGATCGATACGGCGCTGCGCGAATGTGCGCAAAAGCTCTCGTACGAGCTCGGGTATAGTGCGGCGCCACGCTGA
- a CDS encoding methionine synthase (B12-dependent), which translates to MTDHTMRLSGLEPFNVTTGTLFINVGERTNVTGSKAFARMILNDQFDDAIAVARQQVENGAQIIDVNMDEAMLDSKAAMVRFMNLIASEPDIARVPIMIDSSKWDVIEAGLKCVQGKAIVNSISLKEGEEAFRHHANLIRRYGAAAVVMAFDEKGQADTYQRKTEICKRSYDFLVNEVGFPPEDIIFDPNIFAVATGIEEHNNYAVDFINATRWIKENLPYAKISGGVSNVSFSFRGNDPVREAIHTVFLYHAIQAGMDMGIVNAGQLGVYADLDPELRERVEDVVLNRREDSTDRLLEIADKFKTGAAKKEENLEWRNQPVEKRLSHALVHGITNFIVEDTEEVRAKIAAAGGRPINVIEGPLMDGMNVVGDLFGQGKMFLPQVVKSARVMKQAVAHLIPYIEEEKKLMAEAGADVRAKGKIVIATVKGDVHDIGKNIVSVVLQCNNFEVVNMGVMVSCNDILAKAKVEGADIIGLSGLITPSLEEMAYVASEMQRDDYFRVKKIPLLIGGATTSRVHTAVKIAPHYEGPVVYVPDASRSVSVASSLLSDEGAAKYVEDLKTDYDRIRDQHANKKALPMVTLAEARANKTKVDWAGYQPVKPKFIGRRVFKNFDLNELANYIDWGPFFQTWDLAGPYPAILNDEIVGESARRVFSDGKSMLARLIQGRWLQANGVICLLPANTVNDDDIEIYTDESRSEVALTWRNLRQQSVRPVVDGVMRPNRSLADFIAPKDSGVADYIGMFAVTAGLGVDVKEKQFEKDHDDYSAIMLKALADRFAEAFAEALHARVRRDLWGYANTETLSNDDLIAEKYHGIRPAPGYPACPDHLVKRDMFDVLQAPEIGMSVTESLAMLPAASVSGFYLAHPDSTYFSVGKIAQDQLEDYAKRMSLSKTDAERALAPLL; encoded by the coding sequence ATGACCGATCACACCATGCGCCTTTCCGGCCTCGAGCCGTTTAACGTCACGACCGGGACGCTCTTCATCAACGTCGGTGAGCGCACCAACGTGACCGGCTCGAAGGCGTTCGCGCGAATGATCCTGAACGACCAGTTCGACGACGCGATCGCGGTCGCGCGGCAGCAGGTCGAAAACGGCGCGCAGATCATCGACGTCAACATGGACGAGGCCATGCTCGATTCGAAAGCGGCGATGGTTCGCTTCATGAATCTGATCGCGTCGGAGCCGGACATCGCGCGCGTGCCGATCATGATCGACTCGTCGAAGTGGGACGTGATCGAAGCCGGTCTGAAGTGTGTGCAAGGCAAGGCGATCGTCAACTCGATCTCGCTGAAGGAAGGCGAAGAAGCGTTCCGTCATCACGCGAACCTGATTCGCCGTTATGGCGCCGCGGCTGTCGTGATGGCCTTCGACGAAAAGGGCCAGGCCGACACGTACCAGCGCAAGACCGAGATCTGCAAACGCTCGTACGACTTCCTCGTCAATGAAGTCGGCTTCCCACCCGAAGACATCATCTTCGATCCGAACATCTTCGCCGTCGCCACCGGCATCGAAGAGCACAACAACTACGCGGTCGACTTCATCAATGCCACGCGCTGGATCAAGGAAAACCTGCCCTACGCGAAGATCAGCGGCGGCGTCTCGAACGTGTCGTTCTCGTTCCGCGGCAACGATCCGGTGCGCGAGGCGATCCACACCGTGTTCCTCTATCACGCGATTCAAGCGGGGATGGACATGGGCATCGTCAACGCCGGCCAGCTCGGCGTGTACGCCGACCTCGATCCGGAGTTGCGCGAGCGTGTTGAAGACGTCGTGCTGAACCGCCGTGAAGACAGCACCGATCGTCTGCTGGAAATCGCCGACAAGTTCAAGACCGGTGCCGCGAAGAAGGAAGAGAACCTCGAATGGCGTAACCAGCCCGTCGAGAAGCGTCTGTCGCACGCGCTGGTGCACGGCATCACCAACTTCATCGTCGAAGACACCGAGGAAGTGCGCGCGAAGATCGCCGCAGCCGGCGGCCGTCCGATCAACGTGATCGAAGGCCCGCTGATGGACGGCATGAACGTCGTCGGCGACCTGTTCGGTCAGGGCAAGATGTTCCTGCCGCAGGTCGTGAAGTCGGCGCGCGTGATGAAGCAGGCGGTCGCGCATCTGATCCCGTACATCGAGGAAGAAAAGAAGCTGATGGCCGAAGCCGGCGCCGATGTGCGCGCGAAGGGCAAGATCGTCATCGCCACGGTGAAGGGCGACGTGCACGACATCGGCAAGAACATCGTCTCGGTGGTGCTTCAGTGCAATAACTTCGAAGTGGTCAACATGGGCGTGATGGTGTCGTGCAACGACATTCTCGCCAAAGCGAAGGTCGAGGGCGCGGACATCATCGGCTTGTCCGGTCTGATTACGCCGAGCCTCGAAGAAATGGCTTACGTCGCCTCGGAAATGCAGCGCGACGACTACTTCCGCGTGAAGAAAATCCCGCTGCTGATTGGCGGCGCGACCACCTCGCGCGTGCACACTGCCGTGAAGATCGCGCCGCATTACGAAGGCCCGGTGGTGTACGTGCCGGACGCGTCGCGCTCGGTTTCCGTGGCGTCGAGCCTGCTGTCCGATGAAGGCGCGGCGAAGTACGTCGAGGACCTCAAAACCGACTACGACCGTATCCGTGACCAGCACGCCAACAAGAAAGCCCTGCCGATGGTCACGCTGGCCGAAGCCCGCGCAAACAAGACCAAGGTCGATTGGGCGGGCTACCAGCCGGTCAAGCCGAAGTTCATCGGCCGCCGCGTGTTCAAGAACTTCGATCTGAACGAGCTGGCGAACTACATCGACTGGGGTCCGTTCTTCCAGACTTGGGACCTGGCCGGCCCGTACCCGGCGATCCTGAATGACGAAATCGTGGGCGAATCCGCCCGCCGCGTGTTTTCCGATGGCAAGTCGATGCTCGCGCGCCTGATCCAGGGCCGCTGGCTGCAAGCTAACGGCGTGATCTGCCTGCTGCCGGCCAACACGGTGAACGATGACGACATCGAGATCTATACAGACGAATCGCGCTCGGAAGTCGCGCTCACATGGCGCAACCTGCGCCAGCAAAGCGTGCGGCCGGTGGTGGACGGCGTGATGCGGCCGAACCGGTCGCTCGCCGACTTCATCGCACCGAAGGATTCGGGCGTGGCCGACTACATCGGCATGTTCGCGGTCACGGCGGGTCTGGGTGTGGACGTGAAGGAAAAGCAGTTCGAAAAGGATCACGACGACTACAGCGCGATCATGCTCAAGGCGCTCGCCGACCGCTTCGCCGAAGCCTTCGCCGAAGCGCTGCATGCCCGCGTGCGCCGCGATCTCTGGGGCTACGCGAACACCGAAACCCTCTCGAACGACGACCTGATCGCCGAAAAGTACCACGGTATCCGCCCGGCGCCGGGCTATCCGGCCTGCCCGGATCACCTGGTGAAGCGCGACATGTTCGACGTGCTGCAAGCCCCTGAAATCGGCATGAGCGTGACCGAATCGCTGGCCATGCTGCCAGCGGCAAGCGTCTCGGGCTTCTACCTGGCACACCCGGACAGCACCTATTTCTCGGTCGGCAAGATCGCCCAGGACCAGCTGGAAGACTACGCAAAACGCATGTCGTTGTCGAAAACAGACGCTGAACGGGCGCTTGCGCCTTTGCTGTAA
- a CDS encoding enoyl-CoA hydratase, with amino-acid sequence MSQVPHSNDAFYAHYQSLQLHRHPHGVLEVVMSGEGANKSGLATANARMHFELAEIWRDIDRDPDTRVAIIRGEGKGFSAGGDLQLVEDMATDFDVRARVWREARDLVYNVINCSKPIVSAMHGPAVGAGLVAGLLADISIATKSARIIDGHTRLGVAAGDHAAIVWPLLCGMAKAKYYLLLCEPVSGEEAERIGLVSLAVDENDLLPKAFEVAQKLANGSQTAIRWTKYALNNWLRSAGPAFDTSLALEFMGFAGPDVREGVNSLRERRAPDFGGADPWSGPPRQTPGGGASGGERS; translated from the coding sequence ATGTCTCAGGTACCACACAGTAACGACGCGTTTTACGCGCACTACCAGTCGCTGCAATTGCACCGCCATCCGCATGGCGTGCTCGAGGTCGTGATGAGCGGCGAGGGCGCGAACAAAAGCGGGCTCGCCACCGCTAACGCGCGGATGCACTTCGAACTCGCTGAAATCTGGCGCGATATCGATCGGGATCCCGACACGCGTGTCGCGATCATTCGCGGCGAGGGCAAGGGCTTTTCGGCCGGTGGCGACCTGCAACTGGTCGAAGACATGGCGACCGACTTCGATGTCCGCGCACGCGTGTGGCGCGAGGCGCGCGATCTGGTCTACAACGTGATCAATTGCAGCAAGCCGATTGTCTCGGCGATGCACGGTCCGGCGGTCGGCGCGGGGCTCGTGGCCGGGCTGCTCGCCGATATCTCGATCGCGACGAAGTCGGCGCGGATTATCGACGGCCACACGCGTTTGGGCGTTGCCGCCGGCGATCATGCGGCCATCGTCTGGCCGCTCCTGTGCGGCATGGCGAAGGCCAAGTATTACCTGCTGCTGTGCGAGCCGGTGAGCGGCGAAGAGGCTGAGCGCATCGGTCTCGTGTCGCTCGCCGTCGACGAAAATGATCTGCTGCCCAAAGCATTCGAAGTTGCGCAAAAACTGGCCAACGGTTCTCAAACGGCAATTCGCTGGACCAAGTACGCGCTGAACAACTGGCTGCGCTCGGCGGGACCGGCGTTCGATACGTCGTTGGCACTGGAATTCATGGGTTTCGCGGGGCCGGATGTGCGCGAAGGCGTGAACTCGTTGCGCGAGCGGCGCGCGCCGGATTTTGGCGGCGCGGACCCATGGAGCGGGCCGCCGCGGCAGACGCCGGGCGGGGGCGCCTCGGGCGGCGAGCGCTCCTGA